In Mastigocladopsis repens PCC 10914, a single window of DNA contains:
- a CDS encoding NACHT domain-containing protein → MLSTSAVPSYSQVPTPTPRPVIERKVRELAKSDVENDISRRNDYAVKRYGKKSLGLKDEEILEIYDNEYTKLAEAKKNNLWEQLKPGTGWSVAIVLFFVLIFKDTLTEWVGSFFKAVGNQIYSKLSGIPLLRGVALKRYREELKEKYEKLKISFRPNKPLKLKDIYVPLKVTGTNDNELIDAFQAITKHRRLMVKGSPGSGKTMLLKHIALCYADGRWSSVFNKFPCIPILLELHRLSSSEKTLQEHLEDAFDRDGFPNAKHFVSESLDKGRLLLLFDGLDEVKSDWRERVVNEIKNLLDKYLKCPVIITCRTAVYRDEFHEVVEKTLEVAEFNDQQIREFLVPWKLDMPADKSVEQLIQTLHDRPRIMALARNPLMLTIIAYLYADTPVVLPHSRAEFYRKATDVLLEQWHQERNQFQGRDKKLILQHLALFFQDSANQQGQDRRSVDCRTVESEVKKILPDLNLPDCTRSILPEIVERNGLLLAIDAGERYQFAHLTLQEFFAASQLRENADGLISRFKADPDAWRETLKLWCGIAGDSTNLIREVRTLDPVVAFECLADVQKVDSTLADEIINSFKSQLGANNSEDIVNHAFASVAADERRRTDVFTFLKETLENTSETDARRKAAVNALEHPNKVSKSTGGVSLML, encoded by the coding sequence GTGCTTTCCACTTCAGCAGTTCCAAGCTATTCTCAAGTTCCTACCCCTACACCTCGTCCTGTAATCGAACGGAAGGTTCGAGAACTGGCTAAGAGCGATGTAGAAAATGATATTTCAAGACGAAATGACTATGCTGTGAAGCGGTACGGTAAAAAATCCCTAGGCTTAAAAGATGAAGAAATATTAGAAATATATGATAACGAGTATACCAAGCTAGCAGAAGCAAAGAAAAATAACTTGTGGGAACAACTGAAGCCTGGAACTGGATGGTCAGTTGCTATAGTTCTATTTTTCGTCTTAATTTTTAAAGATACTTTAACAGAATGGGTTGGTAGCTTTTTTAAAGCTGTAGGAAATCAAATCTATAGCAAACTATCAGGAATTCCATTACTACGTGGCGTTGCACTAAAACGATACAGAGAAGAACTCAAAGAGAAGTATGAGAAGTTAAAAATTTCTTTTCGACCTAATAAACCTCTAAAGCTAAAAGATATATATGTTCCACTAAAAGTCACAGGTACTAACGACAATGAGTTGATTGATGCCTTCCAAGCTATAACCAAGCATCGCCGACTTATGGTCAAAGGGTCTCCCGGTTCCGGTAAGACAATGCTGCTCAAGCATATTGCTCTTTGCTACGCTGATGGTCGTTGGTCTAGCGTATTTAATAAATTCCCTTGTATTCCAATTTTATTAGAACTACACCGATTAAGCTCTTCAGAAAAGACATTACAAGAACACTTGGAGGATGCCTTTGATAGAGATGGTTTTCCTAACGCCAAACATTTTGTCTCTGAAAGTTTAGATAAAGGTAGACTGCTACTGCTGTTTGATGGTCTTGATGAGGTAAAGAGCGATTGGCGTGAGCGGGTAGTTAATGAAATAAAAAATTTATTGGATAAGTATCTAAAATGTCCTGTTATTATTACTTGCCGCACGGCTGTCTATAGAGATGAGTTTCATGAGGTAGTTGAAAAGACACTAGAAGTTGCTGAGTTCAACGACCAACAGATTCGTGAATTTTTAGTTCCGTGGAAGCTAGATATGCCAGCAGATAAATCTGTTGAGCAACTTATACAAACGTTGCATGACCGACCGCGAATTATGGCTCTGGCACGTAATCCACTAATGCTTACTATTATTGCCTATCTTTATGCTGATACCCCTGTTGTGCTACCCCATTCAAGGGCAGAGTTTTATCGAAAAGCAACAGATGTTTTATTAGAACAATGGCATCAAGAACGCAACCAATTCCAAGGACGTGATAAAAAGCTGATACTTCAACATTTAGCACTTTTCTTTCAAGATAGTGCTAACCAGCAAGGGCAAGACCGTCGCAGCGTAGACTGTAGAACTGTTGAATCAGAAGTCAAAAAAATACTTCCCGACCTCAATCTTCCTGACTGTACCAGATCCATTCTGCCAGAAATTGTAGAACGTAATGGTTTACTACTTGCTATTGATGCCGGTGAACGTTACCAGTTCGCACACTTGACCTTACAGGAATTCTTCGCAGCAAGTCAATTACGAGAGAATGCTGATGGTCTAATTAGTCGTTTTAAGGCTGACCCTGACGCTTGGCGTGAAACTCTAAAACTCTGGTGTGGAATAGCTGGAGATAGTACAAATTTGATTAGAGAAGTACGCACACTAGATCCAGTTGTTGCGTTTGAGTGCTTGGCTGATGTTCAAAAAGTTGATTCGACATTGGCTGATGAAATTATCAATAGCTTTAAATCACAACTAGGAGCTAATAATAGCGAAGATATAGTAAATCATGCCTTTGCTTCAGTCGCTGCGGATGAGAGAAGACGTACAGATGTGTTCACTTTTTTAAAAGAAACCCTTGAGAACACAAGTGAAACAGATGCTCGTCGCAAGGCAGCCGTAAACGCTTTGGAGCATCCCAATAAGGTTTCTAAATCTACGGGAGGCGTTTCCCTAATGCTTTAA
- a CDS encoding alpha/beta fold hydrolase: MITQDKTVSPTQFYSWKNYRCAYEIHNPTHSTPEGIPLLLIHPIGVGLSRQFWQRFCREWYKQEHRNPIYNPDLLGCGQSDMPHVAYTPKDWAEQLQYFLQTVVQKPVTLVVQGALFPVAIELVQKEPNLIAGLTLAGPPAWAVITKKTPEWQDKLIWNLLDSPFGNAFYRYARRENFLRDFSIRELFGSDNAVDAEWLNTLQQGAANPASRYAVFSFLAGFWRKDYSNAIASIKQPTLVIVGETASSISQAGKQETPDERLADYLACLPNGRGIKMPGRNVLPYESTAEFVKALGKRLP, encoded by the coding sequence ATGATTACTCAAGATAAAACAGTATCTCCTACCCAGTTTTACAGTTGGAAGAATTATCGCTGCGCCTACGAAATTCATAACCCGACTCATTCAACTCCAGAGGGTATTCCCCTGCTGTTAATTCACCCTATTGGTGTTGGGTTATCGCGGCAATTTTGGCAGCGATTTTGCCGTGAATGGTATAAACAAGAGCACCGCAATCCTATTTACAACCCAGATTTACTGGGATGCGGTCAAAGTGATATGCCTCATGTAGCTTACACTCCCAAAGATTGGGCGGAACAGTTGCAATATTTTTTACAGACAGTAGTGCAAAAACCTGTCACTTTGGTTGTGCAGGGTGCTTTATTTCCGGTTGCAATTGAATTAGTTCAAAAGGAACCAAACCTCATTGCTGGACTTACACTAGCAGGACCTCCAGCTTGGGCAGTTATTACGAAAAAAACACCAGAATGGCAAGACAAACTCATTTGGAATCTGCTAGATTCGCCTTTTGGTAATGCTTTTTATCGCTATGCCCGACGTGAAAACTTTTTGCGTGATTTCTCAATACGTGAATTGTTTGGGTCAGACAATGCTGTTGACGCTGAATGGTTGAATACCTTGCAACAAGGTGCAGCAAATCCTGCCAGTCGCTACGCAGTTTTTTCTTTTTTAGCTGGTTTTTGGCGCAAGGATTATAGTAACGCTATTGCATCTATCAAGCAACCGACGCTGGTAATTGTAGGAGAAACAGCATCGAGTATTAGCCAAGCAGGTAAACAAGAAACACCAGATGAACGTTTAGCTGACTACCTCGCTTGTTTACCTAATGGTCGTGGAATTAAAATGCCCGGTCGGAATGTTTTGCCATATGAATCAACGGCTGAGTTTGTTAAAGCATTAGGGAAACGCCTCCCGTAG
- a CDS encoding SDR family oxidoreductase produces the protein MNVAIIGCGYVGCGVARYWQQKMTFVVTATTTTPERVPTLQAVAQRVEIVKGNDPDLLHTVLKNQDVVLLSVGAKSADVYEETYLHTAQTLVSVLKQIPSVQQLIYTGSYAVYGDRNGAWVDEESLVAPANQNGQILSDTEQILLSASNEFLNVCILRLGGIYGPDRELVKIFGRFAGTTRPGNGKDTTNWIHLDDIIAAIEFARRRRLQGIYNLVNDDHFTTKELLERVCETHNLSKVIWDSSQESKRPYNVNVSNKKIKDAGYKLIHPQMMF, from the coding sequence ATGAACGTTGCAATTATCGGTTGCGGATACGTTGGTTGTGGAGTAGCTCGATATTGGCAACAAAAGATGACTTTTGTAGTCACCGCTACCACAACCACTCCTGAACGTGTCCCTACACTGCAAGCAGTAGCCCAACGAGTCGAAATAGTCAAAGGAAACGACCCAGACTTGCTCCACACAGTCTTGAAAAATCAAGATGTTGTGCTTTTGAGTGTCGGTGCAAAGAGTGCTGATGTTTACGAAGAAACATATTTGCACACTGCTCAAACTTTAGTCTCTGTCTTAAAACAGATTCCAAGCGTGCAACAACTGATATATACAGGGAGCTATGCTGTTTACGGCGACAGAAACGGAGCATGGGTGGATGAAGAATCATTGGTTGCACCCGCTAACCAAAATGGACAAATTCTTAGTGATACTGAGCAAATTTTACTATCAGCCTCCAATGAATTTCTGAATGTTTGTATTTTGCGGTTGGGAGGAATTTATGGTCCAGATCGAGAACTGGTAAAAATATTTGGTCGATTTGCTGGTACAACTCGACCTGGTAATGGCAAAGATACAACAAATTGGATTCACCTTGATGACATTATTGCTGCTATAGAATTTGCCCGTAGGCGGCGACTACAAGGTATCTATAACTTAGTTAATGATGACCATTTCACAACGAAAGAATTACTTGAGCGTGTGTGTGAAACACATAATCTATCCAAAGTTATATGGGATTCTTCCCAAGAGAGTAAGCGCCCATATAATGTTAATGTATCTAATAAAAAGATAAAAGATGCGGGATACAAGCTGATTCATCCGCAGATGATGTTTTAA
- a CDS encoding pentapeptide repeat-containing protein: protein MSELEQYYRVLELDPGATFEDVNQAYKDLAFVWHPDRLPKDNTRLQEKAQKKLQEINEAREKLRPSKMKYQRLHSSAPASQKKPTQKSYEPPKQNPDLSGKDFSRANLQGRDLSSRNLSYANLSGANLSDTFMHKANLRGANLSEANLFRANLLLADLREANLQCVNLIGADLSGADLRGADLTGARIRSGDKLLVKLIGANLTGAIMPDGKIYE, encoded by the coding sequence ATGAGCGAGTTGGAGCAGTACTATAGAGTTTTGGAATTAGACCCGGGCGCAACATTCGAGGATGTAAACCAAGCTTATAAAGACCTAGCTTTTGTATGGCATCCTGATCGGCTCCCAAAAGATAATACCCGCTTACAAGAGAAAGCACAAAAAAAGCTACAAGAAATTAATGAGGCTCGTGAAAAATTGCGCCCCTCAAAAATGAAGTATCAAAGGTTACATAGTTCTGCGCCAGCCTCACAGAAAAAGCCAACCCAAAAAAGCTATGAACCACCAAAGCAAAACCCAGACTTAAGTGGAAAAGACTTTAGTCGGGCAAACCTACAAGGCAGAGATTTATCTAGCAGAAACCTGAGTTATGCGAACTTAAGTGGTGCAAATCTCAGTGATACTTTTATGCACAAAGCGAATCTTAGAGGTGCAAATTTGTCTGAGGCAAATTTATTTAGGGCAAACCTACTTTTAGCGGACCTAAGGGAAGCCAATTTACAGTGTGTTAACTTAATTGGAGCGGATCTCAGTGGAGCAGACTTGCGGGGAGCGGACTTAACGGGAGCGCGTATTCGATCTGGGGATAAACTTCTTGTTAAACTGATTGGAGCTAACTTGACTGGGGCAATCATGCCTGATGGCAAAATTTACGAATAA
- the aroF gene encoding 3-deoxy-7-phosphoheptulonate synthase — protein MCNSKENPTMNNAKLAAKSHPHHQTIVNLSQTVAFGGTELVIIGGPCTVESTEQMETVAQKLSAAPVQALRGGVYKPRTSPYAFQGMGEEGLEILAGVRSHYNTPVVTEVMSISQIEVVAAHVDMLQVGSRNMQNFDLLKALGQAGKPILLKRGLSATIEEFVMAAEYILSHGNPDVVLCERGIRSFDNYTRNVLDLGAVAALKQITHLPVIVDPSHAVGKRELVPPVAKAAVACGADGLIIECHPEPEKSVSDARQALSLEDMVNLVHSLKPVAASVGRRISEEIGAGLKPAPICCAA, from the coding sequence ATTTGTAACTCTAAGGAGAACCCAACCATGAATAACGCTAAATTAGCCGCCAAATCTCATCCTCACCATCAGACAATCGTTAACCTCTCTCAAACAGTTGCCTTCGGTGGTACGGAACTGGTGATTATTGGCGGACCGTGCACAGTTGAAAGCACCGAACAAATGGAGACTGTCGCCCAAAAGCTATCTGCTGCACCTGTGCAAGCTTTGCGTGGCGGTGTCTACAAACCCCGCACCTCTCCCTACGCCTTCCAGGGAATGGGAGAGGAAGGACTGGAAATTTTGGCAGGGGTGCGATCGCACTACAATACCCCAGTCGTCACCGAGGTCATGTCAATTTCCCAAATTGAAGTCGTCGCTGCTCATGTTGATATGCTTCAGGTTGGTAGCCGCAATATGCAAAACTTCGATTTGCTGAAAGCTTTAGGACAAGCAGGTAAGCCGATACTCCTGAAACGCGGGTTATCGGCGACAATTGAAGAATTCGTGATGGCAGCTGAATATATTTTAAGCCATGGAAATCCTGATGTGGTGCTATGTGAACGGGGTATCCGCAGCTTTGATAATTACACCCGTAACGTACTGGACTTAGGCGCAGTGGCGGCACTTAAGCAGATCACTCACCTGCCTGTGATTGTAGACCCATCCCATGCTGTGGGCAAGCGGGAACTCGTGCCACCTGTTGCAAAGGCAGCTGTTGCTTGTGGGGCAGATGGGTTAATTATTGAATGTCACCCAGAACCAGAAAAATCTGTTTCTGACGCACGTCAGGCGTTGTCTTTGGAAGATATGGTGAATTTGGTTCATAGCTTAAAGCCCGTAGCAGCATCTGTTGGGCGGAGAATATCGGAAGAAATAGGGGCGGGTTTGAAACCCGCCCCTATTTGTTGTGCGGCTTAA
- a CDS encoding caspase family protein: MAKQANSTSKLFALLIGIDCYLPNTLPGGSSYTSLQGCVRDINHVEAFLKNNLQVPPAQILKLTASHSDNSKQPKEPLEQLPTYENIVAKFRELIELAQPQDQVYIHYSGHGGRAATIYPELKGKNGVDETLVPTDIGNSEARYLRDLELAKILQNMVDKALVVTVVLDSCHSGGATRGGVNDSDIRGLNKDVVDTTSRPTESLVASTDELIQTWQSLTAEQKNTRNVTATSGWLPEPKGYVLLAACRDNEYAYEYAFNGKERNGALTYWLLDSLQKLGNEVSYKVIHARILAKVNTQFERQIPMLQGEGDRVVFSGQSTSSQSSVIVKKVDLAKNRVLLQAGEAQGLRKGAEFAIYNLGTSDFSQTHKRVALAKIVEVGAEESWAEVTAIFKQENTNVDNYRTTRDTSSNPVRSISAVTSPQPEDTLRLYTPPPSEAIIEDGAPALLLSPGVKLVRKVRLLPPEEHQQPLGINPQEALAAVKAAKAKVEGNGWVEFLSFDEKSDEPVTYQVSVNAQGEYEILDAGGEPIINLRPTLKVGDSDAAASVVNRLVHLSKYHAALQLDNNDPLSPLAGKLNVELCTAGENRQLIPINAPGNVPTLNVDEYAFLRIRNESDQVLNITVLAIQPDWSIAQLHPGGAAAFEPLDPGMEKLIRFQTSLPEGYNEGADVLKVFATVGAANFGLLKLPALDQPRRGIEGTRATNPLEELLAAVASEQPPNRNISAAAYPSEKWTIEQVKLVVKV, encoded by the coding sequence ATGGCTAAACAGGCAAATTCTACTTCCAAATTATTTGCATTACTGATAGGGATTGATTGCTATCTACCGAATACCTTGCCTGGTGGTTCTTCCTACACGAGTCTCCAAGGATGCGTGCGCGACATCAACCATGTGGAGGCTTTCCTGAAAAACAACCTGCAAGTCCCTCCAGCACAGATTCTTAAGTTAACGGCTTCTCACTCTGACAATTCCAAACAGCCAAAAGAGCCTCTAGAGCAGTTGCCTACCTACGAAAATATTGTAGCCAAATTTAGGGAACTTATCGAACTGGCTCAACCTCAAGACCAAGTCTACATTCATTACTCCGGTCATGGCGGACGTGCGGCAACAATTTATCCAGAACTCAAGGGAAAGAACGGAGTTGATGAAACACTTGTTCCCACCGATATTGGCAACTCAGAGGCTCGTTATCTTCGTGATTTGGAGTTAGCAAAAATTCTACAAAATATGGTAGATAAGGCGTTAGTTGTCACAGTGGTGCTGGATAGCTGCCATTCTGGAGGAGCAACGCGAGGAGGTGTCAATGATTCTGATATTCGTGGTCTTAACAAAGACGTTGTAGATACAACGTCGCGACCTACAGAGAGTTTAGTGGCATCGACTGACGAATTGATCCAAACCTGGCAAAGCTTAACAGCAGAACAAAAAAATACTCGCAACGTTACCGCCACCAGTGGTTGGCTACCCGAACCTAAGGGTTATGTTTTATTGGCTGCCTGTCGGGATAATGAGTATGCTTATGAGTATGCCTTCAATGGTAAAGAGCGTAACGGTGCGCTGACTTATTGGCTACTAGATTCTTTGCAGAAATTGGGAAATGAAGTCAGTTACAAGGTCATTCACGCTCGCATTCTGGCAAAGGTCAACACTCAGTTTGAGCGACAAATACCTATGCTGCAAGGCGAAGGCGATCGCGTTGTCTTCAGCGGTCAATCAACGTCTTCCCAGTCTAGTGTCATCGTTAAGAAAGTAGATTTAGCCAAAAATCGGGTTTTGTTACAAGCAGGCGAAGCGCAAGGTCTGCGTAAGGGCGCGGAATTTGCTATCTATAACTTAGGCACAAGTGATTTCAGCCAAACTCACAAGCGAGTTGCACTGGCTAAGATTGTAGAAGTTGGTGCAGAAGAATCTTGGGCTGAGGTGACGGCAATTTTTAAACAAGAAAATACCAATGTAGACAATTATCGCACGACACGAGACACTTCCTCTAATCCTGTACGCTCTATTTCTGCCGTAACTTCACCACAACCAGAGGATACGCTGCGTCTTTACACTCCTCCCCCAAGTGAAGCCATCATTGAAGATGGCGCTCCTGCCTTACTGCTATCGCCAGGTGTCAAGCTTGTTCGGAAGGTACGTTTGTTGCCACCAGAGGAGCATCAGCAACCTTTAGGAATAAATCCTCAAGAAGCATTAGCAGCAGTCAAAGCCGCCAAGGCAAAAGTAGAAGGCAATGGCTGGGTAGAATTCTTGTCTTTTGATGAAAAGAGCGATGAACCTGTTACCTATCAAGTATCTGTCAACGCTCAAGGTGAGTATGAAATCCTCGATGCAGGCGGAGAACCAATTATTAATTTGCGACCGACGTTGAAAGTAGGCGATTCAGATGCTGCTGCTAGTGTGGTCAACCGCTTGGTACATTTATCTAAATACCACGCAGCTTTACAGTTAGACAACAACGACCCACTGTCACCTTTAGCAGGAAAGCTCAACGTTGAGCTATGCACAGCCGGAGAAAATCGTCAATTAATACCCATTAATGCTCCTGGCAATGTACCAACGCTTAATGTTGATGAATATGCATTCCTACGTATCCGCAATGAATCGGACCAAGTTCTCAACATTACCGTACTGGCGATTCAGCCTGATTGGAGTATTGCCCAACTCCACCCAGGCGGTGCAGCTGCCTTTGAACCCTTAGATCCTGGAATGGAGAAACTGATCCGATTCCAGACAAGCCTACCAGAAGGTTACAACGAAGGTGCCGATGTTCTCAAGGTTTTTGCAACAGTTGGTGCAGCTAATTTCGGTTTGCTAAAACTACCAGCATTAGATCAACCCCGTAGAGGAATAGAAGGAACCAGAGCAACAAACCCACTCGAAGAATTATTAGCAGCTGTTGCAAGTGAACAACCGCCAAATAGAAATATCAGTGCTGCTGCTTATCCGAGTGAGAAATGGACAATAGAACAAGTCAAACTTGTTGTGAAGGTGTAG
- a CDS encoding caspase family protein: MPEFSRNLAFVIGINNYNNGIPPLHNAVNDAKKLVEILREKHDYKVWVCFLANDPGTRMLE; the protein is encoded by the coding sequence ATGCCTGAGTTTTCGCGCAATCTGGCATTTGTAATTGGCATAAACAATTACAACAACGGCATTCCCCCCCTGCACAACGCTGTGAATGACGCCAAAAAGTTGGTGGAAATCCTGCGCGAAAAACATGATTACAAGGTGTGGGTGTGCTTTCTTGCCAATGACCCAGGTACACGAATGCTTGAGTGA
- a CDS encoding nSTAND1 domain-containing NTPase, with product MTQVHECLSELPCRHFLAVLDCCFAGAFRWSSTRDLLSAPEVIHQERYDRFITDPAWQVITSAAYDQKALDAFAINTERGQGEHSPFATALFEALQGEADIYPPAAYGKQAGDGVITATELYLYLRDRVELATQGNRQRQTPGIWALNKHDKGEYIFLTPEHILNLPPAPPLDESQNPYRGLQSFDEEHSHLFFGRQALTEELYQHICKQPLTVVLGASGTGKSSLVKAGLIPYLKHQPHWQILSPMRPGESPLRALNNTLAQENLPGVSITSLSTEQKVDTLSARIATWCQLNPQSNLVLVIDQTEELLTLCLNDQERETFLNFLAQKVAKYSSRLRIILTLRSDFEPQLRNSALEPYWQRARFIVPAMTREELRSCIEEPASARVMYFEPHSLVDNLIDEVAQMPGALPLLSFT from the coding sequence ATGACCCAGGTACACGAATGCTTGAGTGAGTTGCCTTGTCGCCATTTTCTCGCTGTTCTCGACTGCTGTTTTGCTGGGGCGTTTCGCTGGTCTTCGACTAGAGACTTGTTATCTGCACCAGAGGTGATTCATCAAGAACGTTACGATCGCTTTATCACTGACCCAGCATGGCAAGTCATTACCTCTGCGGCTTATGACCAAAAAGCTTTAGACGCTTTTGCAATCAACACCGAACGGGGTCAAGGCGAACATTCGCCGTTTGCGACTGCTTTGTTTGAAGCGCTACAAGGAGAAGCAGATATTTATCCTCCTGCTGCTTATGGTAAACAGGCTGGAGATGGGGTGATTACTGCTACTGAATTGTACTTATATTTGCGCGATCGCGTCGAATTAGCCACACAAGGAAATCGCCAACGACAAACCCCTGGTATTTGGGCGCTGAATAAGCACGACAAGGGCGAGTATATCTTCCTTACCCCTGAGCATATACTGAATTTACCGCCAGCGCCACCCCTTGATGAATCGCAAAACCCCTATCGCGGCTTGCAGTCGTTTGATGAAGAACATAGCCACCTGTTCTTTGGCAGACAAGCGTTAACTGAAGAACTGTACCAACACATCTGCAAGCAGCCGTTGACTGTAGTGCTGGGTGCTTCTGGAACTGGTAAGTCTAGCTTAGTCAAAGCGGGATTGATTCCCTACCTCAAGCATCAGCCCCATTGGCAAATCCTATCTCCCATGCGTCCTGGAGAGTCGCCATTGCGGGCGTTGAACAATACACTAGCACAGGAAAACTTGCCAGGTGTCTCGATTACCAGCCTGAGTACCGAGCAAAAAGTAGATACCCTTTCTGCCAGGATTGCGACTTGGTGTCAACTGAATCCTCAGTCAAATTTGGTACTAGTTATTGACCAGACTGAAGAGTTGCTTACCCTTTGTCTAAATGACCAAGAGCGGGAAACCTTTCTTAATTTCTTGGCTCAAAAAGTAGCAAAATATTCATCAAGATTGCGTATTATACTGACGCTGCGTTCAGACTTTGAACCCCAACTGCGAAATTCTGCCCTAGAGCCATATTGGCAAAGGGCGCGATTTATCGTGCCGGCGATGACGCGGGAAGAATTGCGCTCCTGCATTGAAGAGCCAGCATCAGCACGGGTGATGTATTTTGAGCCGCACAGTTTGGTAGATAATTTGATAGATGAAGTAGCACAGATGCCAGGAGCGCTGCCACTACTTTCTTTTACCTAA
- the ahcY gene encoding adenosylhomocysteinase, producing MTATSPRLKHEVKDLALAPLGRQRIEWAGREMPVLRQIRDRFAQEKPFAGIRLVACCHVTTETAHLAIALKAGGADALLIASNPLSTQDDVAASLVADHDIPVFAIKGEDNETYSRHVQIALDHRPNIIIDDGCDVVATLVQQRQHQLADIIGTTEETTTGIVRLRAMFRDGVLTFPAVNVNDADTKHFFDNRYGTGQSTLDGIIRATNILLAGKTIVVVGYGWCGKGTAMRARGLGANVIVTEIDPIKAIEAVMDGFRVLPMAEAAPLGDLFVTVTGNKHVIRGEHFDVMKDGAIVCNSGHFDIEIDLKALGAKATEVKTVRPFTQEYRLQNGKSVVVLGEGRLINLAAAEGHPSAVMDMSFANQALGCEYLVKNKGQLEPGIHSIPTEVDQEIARLKLQAMGIQIDTLTSDQIEYTNSWTSGT from the coding sequence ATGACCGCAACTTCTCCCCGATTAAAGCACGAGGTTAAAGACCTCGCCCTAGCTCCCTTGGGAAGACAGCGCATTGAATGGGCTGGACGCGAAATGCCAGTTTTACGGCAAATCCGCGATCGCTTTGCCCAAGAAAAACCCTTTGCAGGCATTCGCCTTGTAGCTTGCTGCCATGTCACAACAGAAACAGCACACCTAGCAATTGCACTGAAAGCTGGTGGTGCAGACGCCCTGCTAATTGCAAGTAATCCCCTATCAACTCAAGACGACGTAGCTGCTAGCCTCGTTGCCGATCATGACATTCCTGTCTTTGCTATCAAAGGTGAAGATAACGAAACCTACAGCCGCCACGTACAAATCGCTCTAGACCATCGCCCCAACATCATCATCGATGACGGTTGTGATGTCGTCGCGACCCTAGTACAACAACGCCAGCACCAACTTGCTGACATCATTGGAACCACAGAAGAAACCACAACAGGAATTGTGCGGTTACGCGCCATGTTTAGAGATGGCGTCCTCACCTTCCCCGCCGTCAACGTCAACGACGCCGACACCAAACACTTCTTTGATAACCGCTACGGTACAGGACAATCAACCCTCGACGGCATAATCCGCGCTACAAACATTCTGCTGGCTGGTAAAACCATTGTTGTTGTTGGTTACGGCTGGTGCGGAAAAGGCACAGCTATGCGGGCGCGGGGACTTGGTGCTAACGTAATTGTCACCGAAATTGACCCCATCAAAGCAATTGAAGCCGTGATGGATGGTTTCCGGGTGCTACCCATGGCGGAAGCTGCACCCTTGGGCGATTTGTTTGTCACTGTGACTGGCAATAAGCACGTCATTCGTGGTGAGCATTTCGACGTGATGAAAGACGGGGCAATTGTTTGTAACTCCGGTCACTTCGATATTGAAATTGACCTCAAAGCCTTGGGCGCTAAAGCTACGGAAGTCAAGACAGTACGTCCCTTCACCCAAGAATATCGCCTGCAAAATGGCAAATCTGTCGTAGTTTTAGGTGAAGGACGCTTAATTAACCTTGCCGCAGCAGAAGGACATCCTAGTGCGGTGATGGATATGAGTTTTGCCAACCAGGCTTTGGGTTGTGAATACCTGGTGAAGAATAAAGGTCAGCTAGAACCTGGTATCCACTCAATTCCAACTGAAGTTGATCAAGAAATTGCACGATTGAAGTTGCAGGCGATGGGAATTCAAATTGATACCCTCACCTCAGACCAAATTGAGTACACAAACTCTTGGACTTCTGGAACTTGA